From the Anabas testudineus chromosome 23, fAnaTes1.2, whole genome shotgun sequence genome, one window contains:
- the kin gene encoding DNA/RNA-binding protein KIN17, producing the protein MGKADFLSPKAISNRIKSKGLQKLRWYCQMCQKQCRDENGFKCHCMSESHQRQLLLASENPTKFMDYFSDEFKSDFLELLRRRFGTKRVHNNIVYNEYISDREHVHMNSTQWETLTDFTKWLGREGFCKVDETPKGWYIQYIDRDPETIRRQEEQARKKRQELDDEERSAKFIEEQVRRGQDGKETDETPVYTELKRESEEEKVAFKLGASSSTASSSKSSSALAASALKAAPSAKRKETSSSSDSRGEKKKKSALEEIMEMEDKKKKQSERTDYWLQPNIVVKVVTKRLGEKYHKKKAVVTEVRDKYTAVVKMVDSGDKLKLDQNHVETVIPAPGKQVLILNGPYRDTEAVLEGIDEKNFCATLTLDSGPQKGKRVDIAYEDFSKLA; encoded by the exons ATGGGGAAAGCAGATTTTCTGTCTCCCAAGGCGATTAGCAACCGGATAAAATCGAAAGGTCTCCAGAAGCTGAGGTGGTATTGTCAGATGTGTCAGAAACAATGTCGAGATGAG AATGGCTTTAAGTGTCACTGCATGTCAGAGTCCCACCAGAGACAGCTGCTGCTGGCCTCAGAGAATCCCACCAAGTTTATGGACTACTTCTCAGA TGAGTTCAAAAGTGACTTTCTGGAGCTGCTCAGAAGACGTTTTG gGACCAAGCGAGTGCACAACAACATCGTTTATAATGAATATATCAGTGACCGGGAACACGTCCACATGAACTCCACACAGTGGGAGACACTCACAGATTTCACCAAGTGGCTGGGCAGAGAAG GTTTTTGTAAAGTTGACGAGACCCCAAAAGGCTGGTATATCCAGTACATCGATCGTGATCCGGAAACCATCCGCCGCCAAGAGGAGCAGGCGAGGAAGAAGAGGCAGGAGCTGGACGATGAAGAGAGGAGCGCAAAGTTCATCGAGGAGCAGGTCCGCAGAGGTCAAGACGGCAAAGAGACGGAT GAAACTCCAGTTTACACCGAACTCAAGCGCGAGAGCGAAGaagaaaaag ttgcCTTCAAACTTGGTGCATCTTCCTCAACTGCTAGTTCTTCCAAATCCAG tTCGGCCCTGGCTGCTAGTGCTCTTAAAGCGGCACCAtcagctaaaagaaaagaaacatcctCCAGTTCAGACTCAAgaggggagaagaagaagaaatctgcCCTGGAGGAGATCATGGAG ATggaggacaagaagaagaagcagtcGGAACGAACAGATTACTGGCTGCAGCCTAACATTGTGGTCAAAGTTGTCACCAAGAGACTGGGAGAGAAGTACCATAAGAAGAAGGCAGTGGTCACG GAGGTGCGAGACAAATATACAGCTGTGGTGAAAATGGTCGACTCTGGAGACAAACTTAAACTGGACCAGAATCACGTAGAGACGGTCATACCTGCACCAG GGAAACAGGTTTTGATCCTGAACGGTCcgtacagagacacagaggcagTGCTGGAGGGAATCGATGAAAAGAATTTCTGTGCTACGCTCACACTCGACTCA GGTCcacagaaaggaaagagagtGGACATCGCTTATGAGGATTTCTCAAAATTGGCCTGA
- the itih2 gene encoding inter-alpha-trypsin inhibitor heavy chain H2: MRRPLLLLLGLLLLHQGHCFEFVIDGEWEEEASEVQDHRQRHKRAILTSEEEEDFQAIRGDDITVKSYRVESRITSRFAHVTVRSSVVNSGSKAQSIGFNVQIPKQAFITNFTMNVNGITFVGSVKEKTVARNLYTQARARGKAAGIIRANSQDMETFKTEVHVPSGSNIEFELHYQEMMHRKLGHYEHNLYLQPGRLVPQFQVDVYIFEPKGISMVQTSNTLGQQFTELIKVVSTDNKAHIVFKPNLQQQRKCDNCTDSAIDGTFTVMYDVKRDSNAGELQVSDGHFVHFFAPTNLSPLPKNIVFVIDVSGSMWGVKMKQTVEAMQAILDDLTLDDQFSIIDFNHNVRCWSEDLVSGSSIQIADAKKYIQNIKPNGGTNINEALMRAVQMLLKASNQGLIDSRSVSMIILVSDGDPTVGEIKLSAIQKNVRKIMREEFSLFSLGIGFDVDFDFLERIAMENRGIAQRIYANHDAAEQLRTFYSQVSSPLLRRIAIQFPEDSVSEVTQNRFDKYFSGSELVVAGKVLPSESNTLTSFTTASAARLDIRMDTGADIAELDTELVKHQHSFTGFARQMWAYITIKQLISDRSLAQTAAKKRMVTKQIMSLALEHQFVTPLTALLVESEDATERLLADSPRDPKHGCCSGGGIGGPRHPVPKVPIVYQVPPWVQMSTPAPPSSVEKGPVEWTVPEKVTLVDNDPHFIVHLPGSNMDVCFNIDSKPGHILNLVSDRGTGVVVNGQLISSKQVHNSKLSTYFGTISVDYQPDGVSVTITTDMIAMSDGSNNHSFTWAATAEITQDGVRINIVKNSHVIVTVNDNIQVMVLLHRVYKKHPVNVDFLGVYIPNDNQYSPVVHGLIGQFSREPEVNVFDIHEGADPLKKEATMEVKGNKLLVTRGWQKDYRRDTRQGSNVYCWFIHNSGKGFIDGHYTDYIVPDLHSFL, encoded by the exons ATGAGGCGACCGCTGCTGCTACTTCTGGGGCTCCTGCTCCTGCATCAGGGCCACTGCTTTGAGTTTGTCATAGATGGAGAATGGGAGGAAGAAGCG TCAGAAGTACAAGATCATCGACAGAGACACAAG agagCGATATTGaccagtgaggaggaggaagacttTCAG GCCATTCGTGGAGATGACATCACTGTCAAGAGCTACAGGGTGGAGAGCCGCATCACGTCCCGCTTCGCCCACGTCACTGTCAGGAGCTCGGTGGTCAACTCGGGCTCCAAAGCCCAGAGCATCGGCTTCAACGTCCAGATTCCCAAACAGGCTTTTATTACCAACTTCACCAT GAATGTAAATGGGATAACCTTTGTGGGCTCAGTGAAGGAGAAGACAGTGGCCAGGAACTTGTACACTCAGGCCAGAGCCAGAGGCAAAGCAGCAGGCATCATCAG GGCTAATTCCCAAGACATGGAGACCTTTAAGACAGAGGTCCACGTTCCCTCTGGCAGCAACATTGAGTTTGAGCTTCACTACCAGGAGATGATGCACAGGAAGCTGGGGCATTATGAGCACAACCTGTACCTGCAGCCCGGGAGGCTGGTTCCACAGTTCCAG GTGGATGTATACATCTTTGAGCCAAAAGGAATTTCCATGGTACAAACATCGAACACACTGGGACAACAGTTTACAGAGCTGATCAAAGTTGTATCCACCGACAACAAG GCTCATATCGTCTTTAAGCCCAAcctacagcagcagaggaagtgcGACAACTGCACTGACAGCGCTATAGATGGCACATTTACCGTCATGTACGATGTGAAGCGAGACAGCAACGCTGGGGAACTACAG GTCTCTGACGGCCACTTTGTCCATTTCTTTGCTCCAACAAACCTCTCCCCTCTTCCtaaaaacattgtgtttgttattgatGTCAGTGGGTCCATGTGGGGGGTCAAGATGAAGCAA ACGGTCGAGGCCATGCAGGCTATTTTAGACGACCTGACCCTAGACGATCAATTCAGCATCATCGACTTCAACCACAATGTGCGTTGCTGGAGTGAGGATCTTGTATCTGGCTCCTCCATTCAGATTGCAGATGCCAAGAAATATATCCAGAACATCAAACCCAATGGAG GCACCAACATCAATGAAGCCCTGATGAGAGCAGTTCAGATGCTGCTGAAGGCGTCTAATCAGGGTCTGATCGACTCTCGCTCCGTCTCCATGATCATTCTGGTGTCTGATGGAGACCCCACAGTTG GAGAGATCAAGCTTAGCGCCATCCAGAAGAatgtgaggaaaataatgagGGAGgagttttctctcttctcactgGGCATCGGTTTCGACGTGGACTTTGACTTCCTTGAACGCATCGCCATGGAGAACAGAGGCATAGCTCAGAGGATCTATGCTAACCATGATGCTGCAGAGCAGCTACGG ACATTTTACAGCCAggtttcctctcctctgctgaGGAGAATCGCCATTCAGTTCCCTGAGGATTCTGTGTCCGAAGTCACTCAGAACCGCTTTGATAAATACTTCAGCGGCTCAGAGCTGGTGGTGGCTGGGAAGGTGCTGCCATCTGAGAGCAACACCCTGACGAGCTTCACCACTGCATCTGCT GCTCGGCTGGACATACGCATGGACACGGGGGCTGACATAGCAGAGCTGGACACAGAGTTGGTCAAGCATCAACACTCGTTCACCGGCTTCGCCAGACAGATGTGGGCTTACATCACCATCAAACAACTGATCTCTGACAG ATCTCTGGCTCAGACAGCTGCCAAGAAAAGGATGGTCACCAAGCAGATCATGTCGTTGGCTTTGGAGCATCAGTTCGTCACTCCACTCACTGCTCTGCTGGTGGAGAGTGAAGACGCCACAGAGAGGCTGTTGGCCGACTCCCCAAGGGACCCAAAACATGGCTGCTGCTCAG GAGGAGGGATTGGAGGACCAAGACATCCTGTGCCTAAGGTCCCTATCGTCTACCAGGTTCCACCCTGGGTCCAAATGAGCACTCCAGCCCCCCCGAGTTCAGTTGAGAAGGGTCCGGTGGAGTGGACTGTGCCTGAGAAGGTCACCTTAG TGGATAACGACCCTCACTTTATCGTCCACCTGCCTGGAAGTAACATGGACGTCTGCTTCAACATCGACTCTAAACCTGGTCATATTCTCAACCTGGTGTCTGACAGGGGAACAG GTGTGGTGGTGAACGGTCAGTTAATCAGCTCAAAGCAGGTGCATAACAGCAAACTCAGCACCTATTTCGGCACCATCTCGGTTGACTACCAGCCTGACGGAGTCAGTGTGACCATCACAACCGACATGATCGCCATGAGTGACGGCAGCAACAACCACTCCTTCACCTGGGCAGCCACTGCTGAAATTACACAGGATGG GGTGAGGATTAACATTGTGAAGAACTCTCATGTCATAGTCACAGTAAATGATAATATCCAGGTGATGGTGCTGCTTCACCGTGTGTATAAGAAACATCCTGTCAACGTCGATTTCCTTGGTGTCTACATTCCCAACGACAACCAGTACTCCCCTGTAGTGCACGGACTCATAG GGCAGTTTTCTAGAGAGCCTGAGGTGAATGTGTTCGACATTCACGAAGGCGCTGACCCTCTGAAAAAGGAGGCGACAATGGAAGTGAAAGGCAACAAGCTGCTCGTCACCAG gggCTGGCAGAAGGACTACAGGCGTGATACGAGGCAAGGCTCCAACGTCTACTGCTGGTTCATTCACAACAGTGGGAAGGGTTTCATCGACGGCCACTACACAGACTACATTGTCCCAGATCTCCACAGCTTCCTCTAG
- the atp5f1c gene encoding ATP synthase subunit gamma, mitochondrial isoform X2, whose product MFARSSAVVFSPQCGQVRNMATLKDITIRLKSIKNIQKITKSMKMVAAAKYARAERQLKPARVYGTGALALYEKADIKVPEDKAAKHLIVGVTSDRGLCGAIHSGVAKAIKSEIANLTGSGKEVMVVNVGDKLRGLLYRTHGKHIILNCKEVGRKPPSFGDASIIATELLNSGYEFDQGSVIFNRFRSVISYKTDQKPVFSTDTVANSENMGIYDDIDADVLRNYQEFSLVNIIYLALRESSTSEQSARMTAMDSASKNASEMIDKLTLTFNRTRQAVITKELIEIISGAAAL is encoded by the exons ATGTTCGCCAGGAGCAGCGCGGTGGTTTTCTCCCCACAATG tGGGCAGGTCAGGAACATGGCTACCTTGAAGGACA TCACCATACGATTGAAGTCCATCAAGAACATCCAGAAAATCACAAAGTCCATGAAAATGGTGGCTGCTGCCAAGTATGCTCGTGCTGAGAGGCAGCTAAAGCCAGCCCGGGTGTATGGCACTGGTGCTCTGG CCCTGTACGAGAAGGCCGACATCAAAGTGCCAGAGGACAAGGCGGCAAAGCATTTGATCGTTGGTGTGACTTCTGACCGTGGACTCTGTGGTGCCATCCACTCCGGTGTGGCCAAGGCCATCAAGAGCGAGATCGCTAACCTGACTGGCTCTGGCAAGGAGGTGATGGTGGTCAATGTGGGAGACAAGCTGAGAGGCCTGCTGTACAG AACTCATGGAAAACACATCATACTGAACTGCAAGGAAGTCGGACGCAAGCCCCCCAGCTTCGGTGATGCTTCTATCATCGCCACTGAGCTGCTCAACTCTGGATATGAGTTTGACCAGGGCTCTGTCATCTTCAACAGATTCAG GTCTGTTATCTCCTACAAGACGGACCAGAAGCCTGTGTTTTCCACAGACACAGTTGCTAACTCAG AGAACATGGGCATCTATGATGACATTGATGCCGATGTGCTGAGAAACTATCAGGAGTTTTCTCTGGTCAACATCATCTACCTGGCCCTGAGGGAGTCCTCCACCAGCGAGCAGAGCGCTAGGATGACTGCTATGGACAGTGCCAGCAAGAATGCCT CTGAGATGATTGACAAGTTGACCCTCACCTTCAACCGTACCAGACAGGCCGTCATCACCAAGGAGCTCATTGAGATCAtctctggagctgctgctct ATAA
- the itih5 gene encoding inter-alpha-trypsin inhibitor heavy chain H5, which yields MLLLALLLCVSPSVLGQLEDSLFEDDTDSDLADFDLGIAPRRVPRQVKTLLSKETKPHIQELSIKTTIISRYAFTAVYCAMLNRHSAAADGVFQFQIPAGAYVSNFTMIIGGRVYQSEVRPKEKKRVKQENGKSKSKESVDASAESEVEVFKMAANIPGKNRAVFLLTYEELLQRRLGRYEHVTSLRPLQLVSRLSLDVTIVDHSLITDLKVLPLRNGRSNGATNTAPKIPAKLEPPITTVITNEKNVYKITFKPNIVQQAKITTNGNLGDFVIRYDVQRDMGIGDIQVLNGHFVHYFAPKDLPVVPKNVVFVIDTSASMLGTKIRQTKDALFTILRDLRPGDRFNFISFSNKIKVWQPDRLVPVTPLSVRDAKKFIFTLVPNGGTNIDGAIQTGSSLLRDHLSGPDANSNSVSLIIFLTDGRPTVGETQSFAILGNTRSAVQEKFCIFTIGIGNDVDYRLLERMALENCGMMRRIHEEADASTMLKGFYDEIGTPLLSDIRINYTEDSVQYVTQHLFTNYFNGSEIVIAGKLTNHSAESLHIQVTASNSDKSITLETDVPLQHRQLETEKHVKAAKAAMAAGPKAPGSEGSQGLGNALGSIAEDFVERVWGFLSVKEELRSQLRSQTSKEREDHSHQATNLSLTYNFLTPLTNLVVEKPEVLADGTMAPAPTMSPAAGMAVSTSNEMPGDTEDGKSQKSTGKPGSHTSPLSNMIGTVERRPAKKSIIISKTSADGDPHFVVEFPLSKLTVCFNINGDPGHILRLVSDHKYSGVTVNGKLIGAPAPPGSHKHQRTYFSTITIVVDHPKRAYIEVTPKKVILDGRDRMVLPCDSTASVDSGALSVAIVGKSNVTVVVGGNISFVILLHQYKNPAPYQRDHLGFYIANSKGLSHNCHGLLGQFLYEEVGLAELPAQGDMKPSKVLKVNSRSVPVVQKSRRIYSGTQTVDCWFAKNNAAKLIDGQYEDYLASHMFDTGDWPHGTNRA from the exons atgctgctgttggCTTTATTGTTATGTGTCAGTCCGAGTGTGCTGGGACAACTGGAGGATTCCCTTTTTGAAGATGACACTGATTCTGATTTGGCAGATTTTGATTTAGGCATT GCGCCGCGCAGGGTCCCTCGACAGGTGAAAACTTTGCTGTCCAAG gaGACTAAGCCTCACATCCAGGAACTCTCCATCAAGACCACCATCATCTCCCGCTATGCCTTCACCGCGGTGTACTGCGCCATGCTCAACCGGCACTCCGCCGCTGCGGATGGCGTGTTCCAGTTTCAAATCCCCGCAGGCGCTTACGTCTCCAACTTCACCAT GATCATTGGAGGGCGTGTCTACCAGAGTGAGGTCAGGccaaaggaaaagaagagggtCAAACAGGAGAACGGCAAATCCAAGAGCAAAGAGTCAGTTGACGCAAG TGCTGAATCAGAGGTGGAGGTGTTCAAAATGGCAGCTAATATACCAGGTAAGAACCGGGCCGTCTTCCTGCTCACCTACGAGGAGCTTCTCCAGCGCCGACTGGGGCGTTACGAGCACGTGACCAGCCTGCGCCCGCTGCAGCTGGTCAGCCGCCTCAGCCTGGATGTCACCATTGTTGACCACTCCCTCATCACAGACCTTAAAGTGCTGCCGCTCCGCAACGGCAGAAGCAACGGTGCCACCAACACTGCACCAAAGATACCAG CCAAGCTCGAACCCCCCATCACCACTGtgataacaaatgaaaagaacGTCTACAAGATCACCTTCAAACCCAACATCGTCCAGCAGGCCAAGATCACGACCAACGGCAATCTGGGAGACTTTGTGATCCGTTACGATGTCCAGAGAGACATGGGGATAGGAGACATTCAG GTTTTAAATGGCCATTTCGTCCATTACTTTGCTCCCAAAGACCTGCCAGTTGTGCCCAAGAACGTGGTGTTTGTGATCGACACCAGTGCCTCCATGTTGGGGACTAAGATCAGACAG aCTAAAGACGCCCTATTCACCATTTTGAGGGATCTGCGTCCTGGTGATCGGTTTAACTTCATCAGCTTCTCCAACAAGATCAAAGTTTGGCAGCCGGACCGTCTTGTTCCAGTAACACCTCTTTCTGTCAGAGACGCCAAGAAGTTTATTTTCACGTTAGTTCCAAATGGAG GCACAAACATTGATGGGGCGATCCAGACTGGCTCCTCTCTGCTTCGTGATCATCTCTCGGGTCCTGATGCCAACTCGAACAGTGTCTCCCTCATTATTTTCCTGACGGACGGACGGCCCACTGTTGGGGAGACCCAGTCCTTTGCGATCCTGGGGAACACTCGCTCAGCCGTGCAGGAAAAGTTCTGCATCTTCACCATTGGGATTGGGAACGATGTGGACTACCGGCTGCTGGAGCGAATGGCTCTGGAAAACTGTGGCATGATGAGACGCATTCACGAGGAGGCCGACGCCAGCACAATGCTCAAGGG ATTCTATGATGAAATAGGGACTCCTCTGCTGTCTGATATAAGGATCAACTACACAGAGGACTCGGTCCAGTACGTCACTCAACATCTTTTCACCAACTATTTCAACGGCTCTGAGATCGTCATTGCCGGCAAGCTCACTAACCACAGTGCAGAATCCCTTCACATCCAGGTTACTGCCAGCAACAGTGACAAGAGCATCACACTGGAGACAGATGTGCCCCTGCAGCACCGACAGCTAGAGACTGAGAAACATGTGAAAGCAGCTAAAGCAGCAATGGCAGCTGGTCCCAAAGCTCCAGGATCAGAAGGCTCACAGGGATTAGGAAACGCTCTGGGTTCAATAGCAGAAGACTTTGTGGAACGTGTATGGGGTTTCCTGAGTGTGAAGGAGGAACTGCGATCTCAGCTGCGCAGCCAAAccagcaaagagagagaagaccaCTCTCATCAGGCCACCAACCTGTCCCTCACCTATAACTTCCTCACTCCCCTCACCAACCTGGTGGTGGAGAAGCCGGAGGTCCTGGCTGATGGCACCATGGCTCCAGCACCCACCATGAGTCCGGCTGCAGGCATGGCTGTTTCAACTTCAAATGAGATGCCAGGTGACACGGAGGATGGAAAGTCACAGAAATCCACCGGGAAGCCAGGCAGCCACACTTCACCTCTGAGCAACATGATTG GTACAGTTGAGAGAAGACCCGCCAAGAAATCCATCATCATCTCCAAAACATCAG CGGACGGTGATCCTCACTTTGTGGTGGAGTTCCCCCTCAGTAAACTGACTGTGTGCTTTAACATCAATGGTGACCCTGGACACATCCTTCGCCTGGTCTCTGACCACAAGTACTCTG GTGTGACAGTGAATGGTAAGCTAATCGGTGCCCCAGCGCCACCAGGCAGCCACAAGCACCAGCGTACCTACTTCAGCACCATCACCATCGTGGTGGATCATCCCAAACGAGCCTACATCGAGGTGACCCCAAAGAAAGTCATCCTGGACGGACGGGACCGCATGGTCCTGCCCTGTGACTCTACTGCCTCAGTGGACAGCGGTGCACTGTCAGTGGCTATTGTAGGAAAGTCCAACGTGACCGTGGTGGTCGGTGGGAACATCAGCTTTGTGATCTTGCTGCATCAGTACAAGAACCCAGCCCCCTACCAGAGAGACCATCTGGGTTTCTACATCGCTAACAGCAAAGGGCTGTCTCACAACTGCCATGGCCTGCTAG GTCAGTTCCTGTATGAGGAAGTGGGACTGGCAGAGCTTCCTGCACAGGGCGACATGAAACCCTCCAAAGTCCTAAAGGTGAACAGCCGCTCCGTGCCGGTGGTTCAAAAGAGCCGGCGGATCTACAGCGGGACACAGACTGTGGACTGCTGGTTCGCCAAGAACAATGCAGCCAAACTGATAGACGGACAGTACGAGGACTATCTGGCGTCACACATGTTCGACACAGGGGACTGGCCACATGGGACTAACAGAGCATGA
- the atp5f1c gene encoding ATP synthase subunit gamma, mitochondrial isoform X1, translating to MFARSSAVVFSPQCGQVRNMATLKDITIRLKSIKNIQKITKSMKMVAAAKYARAERQLKPARVYGTGALALYEKADIKVPEDKAAKHLIVGVTSDRGLCGAIHSGVAKAIKSEIANLTGSGKEVMVVNVGDKLRGLLYRTHGKHIILNCKEVGRKPPSFGDASIIATELLNSGYEFDQGSVIFNRFRSVISYKTDQKPVFSTDTVANSENMGIYDDIDADVLRNYQEFSLVNIIYLALRESSTSEQSARMTAMDSASKNASEMIDKLTLTFNRTRQAVITKELIEIISGAAAL from the exons ATGTTCGCCAGGAGCAGCGCGGTGGTTTTCTCCCCACAATG tGGGCAGGTCAGGAACATGGCTACCTTGAAGGACA TCACCATACGATTGAAGTCCATCAAGAACATCCAGAAAATCACAAAGTCCATGAAAATGGTGGCTGCTGCCAAGTATGCTCGTGCTGAGAGGCAGCTAAAGCCAGCCCGGGTGTATGGCACTGGTGCTCTGG CCCTGTACGAGAAGGCCGACATCAAAGTGCCAGAGGACAAGGCGGCAAAGCATTTGATCGTTGGTGTGACTTCTGACCGTGGACTCTGTGGTGCCATCCACTCCGGTGTGGCCAAGGCCATCAAGAGCGAGATCGCTAACCTGACTGGCTCTGGCAAGGAGGTGATGGTGGTCAATGTGGGAGACAAGCTGAGAGGCCTGCTGTACAG AACTCATGGAAAACACATCATACTGAACTGCAAGGAAGTCGGACGCAAGCCCCCCAGCTTCGGTGATGCTTCTATCATCGCCACTGAGCTGCTCAACTCTGGATATGAGTTTGACCAGGGCTCTGTCATCTTCAACAGATTCAG GTCTGTTATCTCCTACAAGACGGACCAGAAGCCTGTGTTTTCCACAGACACAGTTGCTAACTCAG AGAACATGGGCATCTATGATGACATTGATGCCGATGTGCTGAGAAACTATCAGGAGTTTTCTCTGGTCAACATCATCTACCTGGCCCTGAGGGAGTCCTCCACCAGCGAGCAGAGCGCTAGGATGACTGCTATGGACAGTGCCAGCAAGAATGCCT CTGAGATGATTGACAAGTTGACCCTCACCTTCAACCGTACCAGACAGGCCGTCATCACCAAGGAGCTCATTGAGATCAtctctggagctgctgctctgtaa
- the tmem110l gene encoding transmembrane protein 110, like yields MDMYGFSGVFLVKRFLDNAPFEITNMSDINKANPHGCDNGALTDRFGVLIQGLLAVVAFSTLMLKRFREPAGIRRPWRIWFFDTSKQAIGALFIHFANVFLSTLTKEDPCSLYLMNFLLDATLGMLVIWVAVKLVSKLVEYKQWTLLIFGEYGDPPQAAAWLGQCGIYLLIMVLEKGVISLVLLIPGWSKLQEVLLSYIANPQLELALVMLIVPFIVNSIMFWVVDSLMMRKYKTMKSLDDSCDSSVKKVDSLPWENNEESRVLLTVDTDTDEASEGEEEPDDVEHIPHVQYSGGPLRPSWVTV; encoded by the exons ATGGACATGTACGGATTCAGCGGCGTCTTCTTGGTGAAACGATTCCTGGACAATGCTCCGTTTGAAATCACGAACATGTCCGACATCAACAAGGCGAACCCCCACGGCTGTGACAACGGAGCTCTGACGGACCGGTTCGGCGTCCTGATCCAGGGACTGCTGGCCGTCGTCGCCTTCAGTACTCTGATGT TGAAGAGGTTCCGCGAGCCGGCAGGGATCAGGCGGCCGTGGAGAATCTG GTTTTTCGATACATCCAAACAGGCCATTGGTGCTCTTTTCATCCACTTCGCCAACGTCTTCCTGTCCACACTCACCAAAGAGGACCCATGCTCCCT GTATCTTATGAACTTCCTGCTGGACGCCACGCTGGGAATGCTGGTCATCTGGGTGGCTGTCAAGTTGGTGTCCAAGTTGGTGGAGTACAAGCAGTGGACGCTGCTCATTTTTGGAGAATATG GTGACCCTCCTCAGGCAGCGGCCTGGCTGGGTCAGTGTGGCATCTACCTGCTCATCATGGTGCTGGAGAAAGGTGTAATCAGCCTGGTGCTGCTCATCCCTGGATGGTCCAAA TTGCAGGAGGTGTTGCTGAGCTACATTGCTAACCCTCAGCTGGAGCTGGCGCTGGTCATGCTTATTGTGCCCTTCATAGTAAAT TCCATCATGTTCTGGGTGGTGGACAGCCTGATGATGAGGAAGTACAAGACGATGAAGAGCCTGGACGACTCCTGTGACAGCTCGGTGAAGAAGGTGGACTCCCTCCCCTGGGAGAACAACGAGGAGTCACGG GTCCTACTGACCGTTgatacagacacagatgagGCTTCAGAGGGGGAAGAGGAGCCCGATGATGTGGAACATATCCCCCATGTGCAATATTCTGGAGGACCATTGAGACCCAGCTGGGTGACGGTGTAA